GAGAAAATGCCATAATAGAGGATGTAAGTGGGGACAACAGGGCAGGGGACATGAGTAAACTCATGACACGTGTCACCTCAGCACAGCGCAATGCTGTGTGTATAGGTCTCCTTAGTTGACAGGTGTTTCTTAGTTGACACTTGAAGGGCAACCGATGTGCTCTACAAAAGGTGACCTTGAGACAAAATGTCAAGACAGTCTTGTTTAAGAAGACAGGGCGCCTTGCTTGTTTTTGATATGCAGCACCTGGGAACCAATTAGTAGCCTTAGGATGGGGTAGCTTCTACCGCTGGGGTGTGCATATGCAGAATTAACTGTATGTGTGGGATCAATTGCACTCTAGATAACTTCTAACATTTTCATTTGATAACAAGGTAACAGTAGATGAAGTTGTTACTTTGCAAGGCGTTCGATGGCCTGGCAGCCAGCAAGAAAAAATGGATGTTATCTGAAGTTTTCAAAATATGATCATCTCAACTAGATATATTTTAAATGTAGTGTTTCTCTTATACCTGTGTAATAACATTCTAATAACGGTTGGTTAATATGCACAAGTAAATCCATCACGCATTGAAAATCCCTGAGTGAGCCTGTGGCCTTTTTTGCCTGAGTTGTTTCTGCATGGAATCTTTGAAATGGATGTTAGTTCAGCCTTCCAAGTTTTTAGAACATTCATAGGTCAAAACCTTATGACAACCATCAGATAATATTACCTTTGCTCTATGTAGCATACATCTTCTGTTTGCTGGAAGCACTGTGTCTTATCACCAGGGCTGTTCTTAAACCTACAGCTGTGGGTCAATAGGCTACAGCTCAGTGACACCTCTCTCCACATGTGCCATCCTGAAACAGAGTAGTTTCAAAGCCTTAGGAAATCCTGGTTGCCCGAGGTCTCATTAGAGACTTGGGAAACACCTAAGGCATCATGGCTCTATCTACACCAACCAGGGCAAAGAGTCTGACTGTGGTCCAATATGACTCATAAATACCCCTAACCACAGACATCCCTCTGCTGTGAGGTAGTGGAACATCAAGGGCTCTGCCAGACAACCCAGAGAGGGCACAGAGGGGTGACATCATCACAGCTCGACACACAGGTGGCAAGATACCAGAGCTGAGAAGTGGCATGAAAAACAAAACACTATTAACATGATAGAAGCACAAGGAAACAAACATCTGCTATAGGTAGATATTATACAACCATGAACCACATGTATTATTATATTCATAGGCTATTCATGAATTCAGTATGAATATTCACATACAGTAAGTAGGCCTGTTCATGAATGAGCAAATAAATTGTTTCAAATGGAAAACATTCATAAGAGGTATTGTGTAGGCATATGGTACTTTGTCTGTGTAATTAGTCACCTGAAATCATttattgtgtgtaaatgtgtcTTCTGTAGCCTGAAGACGAAGGAGCTTTAACCGTTCCGCCCATAGCTCCCTGCTGAATAAAACAGCCATTACAATGTAAAATGCACTTATGACAGGATGTACAAGTTGATCTTACCTTACAGTCTTCTGTGTGGGATCGGACGGAATAATCCTCCGATAAATACTTGAGAAAGAAGAAGTCAAACTCTTCATATTTTTCCTGAGCGTGTTGGTCCAGCCGCATGTACGCCTGGATACAGATGCTGCAGACATCCTCGTCATCCCCACCGCCTCTAAACAAATCCAAAACCATGTTCTGAAGACTGCAATTCAAACTGTCTGGGCTTGACATCCCCAACAGTAAGTCGGAGATGGTGTAAGAATCACAAAAAGAAAGGCTGAAATTCCTAAAATAATCAAGTAACATCTGTGACGAGAACGTTGATGGAGTTGAGAAAGAGGACCCAAAGCCATTTTTTTGCTGATACAACGTGGTGCAGGCTGACTCCAGGTGAGTGTGGTGGCTTTGAGAATCAGTGCAATGAGGACTTGGAGCAGCGGATTTGGTGAAATTGCTTAGAAAAATACCAAATTTCTCCTCATTTAGAGCCGGGTGGACCCCGTCAGTCGTGTTACTCCAGATTTTGCGGTTGCTCCTATCCTTGGACCTCAGTTTAACTCCAGCACACAACCAGAGGTGatcagagagaaggacagtgaaAAATAATAGGGATGCCAAAGACATTCGCCATTTCTGTACCCTCTCGGAATCGGCACAGGGTTTGTCGTTTTGTTTGGGTGCACAACAGATTTTTAACACGGCGTCATCTTCCCTTCGAAACATCCAAGCACCCCTGATCATATTTTAGGGGGAGACAAAAGCGATCTCAGATGGGTTTTTCACCTCTGCAATATAGGCTATCCCCCAAACAATGTCACCTACCTCGTTTGCAACATGGTGATGGGAAGAATTTTCCCCAAGTTGTTGTGTCAAGAAATCAATCCAGTTCCAAACCCTGGCGTCTAATTTTTACAATGATCCATTGCAAATAGATAACGTCCGGCATAATATTCCCTATACACCCAAAATTGTAACATATTGCGAAATCCTACTGACACCTCCAGCACCGGTGCAGCATCACACAAGAAACGCATAGTATGTACAAAAACGAAATCTTTATGCTATATCTGTCATCCTCAAACATGACACAATTACTTATTTTTTTCTTCCGTTTCTGATGAAAAAAAGCGAAATttgtctctcatcttctccctcctTGATAGTCTCGTTTAGTCTGTCGCCATCTTCGGTTTTGCACAGAAAACCTTGAGATTTTTTAATTGAAGGGGGTTGGGGCGCCTGCGCTCTTCGTCGCCCCTGTGGTTCCACATCTCTTACATCCCCATTAACGCAAGCTCCATTCATTCCCCAGCTTTCATTCATTCCTTTCGCTGGACAGCTTTACCCCAGGAGGCATTTAAGGATAGAGATTAAACACCACGTTATTCATCTGGTTCGGAAGAAAATATTTAATGTGACTATAGATAAATGTGACAATTCAtatgttgtaaaaaatatatgcCATGGTAAACGGATTTAGATGATGTTGAGTGTGGTGACATACCACAACCCCAAAACTGTGAGGTCAGAAGATCATTAAGTGTTAGTTCATTTCATTTTACACTTCTTTGATGGTGTTTTCCCCACAGAGAAACCACCCTCACCATATTTTAGAGTGGTACTGATTGTCATCATTTGCTACTGTAGTCCTTCCTCTACTGCCTGGCTAGGCTACTAGTACTAAAGTTTATCACagtaataatacaaaataaaaaaacgaACCATAATATGTAtggcataataataataatcctaaTCTCTATGGTTCTGCACATAACAACAATGTAGATCAAGCCTTATATTGTAttgaaaacacttttttttaatgtaCATGACATTTAAATGAATAAATTGAGAAGTAGTAGTCATCTCTATAGACACTCATAATTATGTTGGCACTGGAAAAATGTAATTTCTCTGCAATGCAGGTTTACATTGTAAAGACATCATTAGGTCCACAAGAAAGTAAACTCAATTTTACTGCACAAATTAGATTGTTTTAGAATTGTTTCTCACTATATAGTGTAATAATGCAAGCAAAATTACTCCCCCATTAGCTAAATCAATGGATTAAATAAGATTACTTGCAACCAGTTTCTATAATTAAGTATCATTTAGTCTGTTTCTTCTCCCAAAGGTATCAAGTATCTGTTTTACTCATTGTTAGACTGATCCTTAGCTGCTATATACATTTGTTACATACAATAACAGAAGGTATTTGCTTAAATTTCATATAATACATGTAGATTTCAATCTGATTCACAATATAGGGCAAACTGAGCCAAGCCATGCTGAGCCGAACTGTGCTGGCCTGGTTATGCATCCACCTTCGCTGCTGGAACtatgctggaaaggacaatgttaataaaattaaaaatatcAGAGCTGGTTCGGCTCAGTCCTATATTTTTAGAGATTCTTTATTTATACTTAATTTAACCAGAGAAGTCACATTGAGATTTACAGCTCTGTGATCTCAGATGGTAAGGTCCATGACTCTGTAGGGTGAGTAAAGTGCTTATATACAGtcccagtcaaacgtttggacacacctactcattcaagggtttttctttatttgactattttctacattgtcgaataatagtgaatacatcatcAATACAtcatcttcaagtgcagtcacaaaaaccatcaagcgctgtgatgaaaccggctctcatgaggaccgccacaggaaaggaagacccagagttacctctgctgcagaggataagttcattagagttaccagcctcagaaattgcagtccaaatacatttttcacaGGGTTtaattaacagacacatctcaacatcaactgttcagaggagacagtgaaTCAGGCCtaaatggtcaaattgctgcaaagaaaccactacaaaggacaccaataagaagaagagtctTGCTTGAGCcaggaaacatgagcaatggacattagactggtgaaatctgtcctttggtctgatgagtccaaatttgagatttttttgttccaaccgccgtgtctttgtgatacgcagagtaggtgaacggatgatctccccaTGTGTGGTTATCATCGTGAAGCTTTGATGAGGAGGTGCGAGgatgtggcggtgctttgctggtgacactgtctgggatttatttagaattcaaggcacacttaaccagcatggctaccacagcattctgcagcgatacatcatcccatctggtttgcgcttagtgggactatcatttttttttcaaccggaacaatgacccaacacacatccagtctgtgtaggggctatttgaccaagaaggagagtgatggaatgctgcatcagatgacctggcatccacaatcaccccAACCTCAAGccaatgagttggaccgcagagtaaaggaaaagaagccaacaagtgctcagcatatgtgggaactctttcaagactgttggaaaagcattccaggtgaaactggttgagagaatgccaagagtgtgcaaagctgtcatcaaggcaaaaggtggctactttgaagaatctcaaataaaatttttatttttatttgtttaacagtattttggttactacatgattccatagctgttatttcatagctttgatgtcttcactgttgttCTCcagatgtagaaaatagtaaaaataaagaaaaacccttgaatgagtagttgtgtccaaacttttgactggtactgcccTACAATGGCTTATAGACAAACATGTATCAGTTAGTCTGTTTAAGGATGACCATGCTGCTAACTGATAGAAGGTACAGTGATGTGTAAGAGCCTTGTGTTTGTTAAAAATCTTGGAGCAGCATGGAAAAGTGTTTCTAGTGTGCACGTGTAAGCCTGGGATATTCATGTAAAGGAATATCACCATAGTCCAACAAAGGCAAAACAGTGTGAgtttatacagtacagtatatatagtgtgAATCAGGTATTCAGTAACTGTCAACCATTGACCTAACTAAGCACACTTCTTTTTGCCGTACAGTGACACCTGTTGGAAAAATAATGAAAGTGACTCCCTTTAAATCACTGACTAGAGAACTGTCTCATAAACTATATATGAACTTAATATTAGCATAGCTAATTAACAGGCACAGGTTTTGTATTACTTGCTGTGTATTAATGTTATTGAAGTGGATCAAATAGACAACTAGAACATCACATTTACTTCAGTAAATGTGGTGTATTTGCAAGTCTTGAAGTATTTACAGTTGTGAAATAGCAGTGGTAGTGTcgccagtagtaatggtagtagtagtagtaatgctaGTAATAGGTTTTTCATAGGCTATGTGTTAGTTATAGTGACCTATTTTGGGTGGTTTGTAGGTGTGGAGTTATGATAGTGGGTTAGTAGCTAGTATAGTAGGTTAGAGTGAGTCACAAACtaagacatacagtggggcaaaaaagtatttagtcagccaccaattgtgcaagttctcccacttaaaaagatgagagaggcctgtaattttcatcataggtacacttcaactatgacagacaaaatgagaaaataaaatccagaaaattacattgtaggattttttatgaatttatttgcaaattacggtggaaaataagtatttgatcacctacaaacaagcaagatttctggctctcacagacctgtaacttcttctttacgaggctcctctgtcctccactcgttatttgtattaatggcacctgtttgaacttgttatcagtataaaagacacctgtccacaacctcaaacagtcgcactccaaactccactatggccaagaccaaagagctgtcaaaggacaccagaaacataattgtagacctgcaccaggctgggaagactgaatctg
Above is a window of Oncorhynchus tshawytscha isolate Ot180627B linkage group LG30, Otsh_v2.0, whole genome shotgun sequence DNA encoding:
- the LOC112250251 gene encoding transmembrane protein FAM155B-like encodes the protein MIRGAWMFRREDDAVLKICCAPKQNDKPCADSERVQKWRMSLASLLFFTVLLSDHLWLCAGVKLRSKDRSNRKIWSNTTDGVHPALNEEKFGIFLSNFTKSAAPSPHCTDSQSHHTHLESACTTLYQQKNGFGSSFSTPSTFSSQMLLDYFRNFSLSFCDSYTISDLLLGMSSPDSLNCSLQNMVLDLFRGGGDDEDVCSICIQAYMRLDQHAQEKYEEFDFFFLKYLSEDYSVRSHTEDCKSVYKAWLCSEYFNATQSQCQHRIPCKQYCLEVQTMCPFVLPDNDDLVYGGLSSFICTGLLENHLTNADPECCDVRWSGCDPSVGAACALTQLPGSSSWQRRSSPPVSAASRLCSSRLRLCVLVLILLHTVVSFSTVQSSGAVGLEAMVPLPLEESSAREE